Genomic segment of Umezawaea sp. Da 62-37:
ACAAGCCGAACCCGGCCTGCTTCTTCTACGCGAACGCCACCGAGATCCAGCTCAGCGTCTGGGTCTACGCGGGCGACGCGAAGGTCGCGAAGTCGATCGTCGACCGAGCCGCCCCCATCGCCCAATCCAGCCCCGCCTCGGCACCCGAGGGCTGGACCGGCGGATCGCTCGTGTCCCCGGAAGGAGCGGTGTACGCCGTGGCCAAGGGCGTGGACGCGGTGATCGTGACCAGCAACCAGGAGCAGACGATCAAGGCCCGCCGCATCGCCGAGTCCGTCATCGAGAAGCTCGGGCTCTGATTCCGGGCTGAGGGCTTGCGCCTCCCACCGGGGGAGGTACGAGAGTGGCGGCGTGCTCCTAGCCATCGGTGAAGTGGCCCGTCGAACCGGTCTCACGGTCAAGGCCGTGCGCTTCTACGCGGACCGCGGTCTGGTCCCGCCGGTCGGTCGCGACCGCAACGGCCACCGTCTCTTTTCGGACGACGCGATCGTCCGATCGGGGCTGGTGCGGACGTTGCGGGATCTTGGCGTTGCCCTGCCGGAAATCCGGGAAATATTGGACCGCGGGCTTCGGCTCTCCGACGTGGCATCAACCCATGCCGATGCGCTAGGGGTGCGGATCCGGGTACTGCGGCGACAGCAGGCGGTGCTCCGGCTCGCAGCCGAACGCGACCTCGCACCTCTGGAGTTGAAGCTCGTGCACGAATTGGTGGGGATGTCCGAAGTTGAGCGGCGGGATCTGGTGGGGGGCTTTCTCGAGGTAGCGCTTGAGGGGGTGGATCCGGGGGTTCGGCGGAGTATGACGCCGGAGTTGTGTCGGGATCCGAGTGATGTGCAGGTTGCGGCTTGGGTGGAGCTTGTTGGGCTTGTTCGGGATTTGGAGTTTGGTGGGGTGTTGAGGCGGGTGGTCGAGAACTACCTGGCTGATGGGGTGGGGTTGGGGAGGGATTTGGTGGCTGTGGTGAGGGATGAGTGCGGGGTGGCGTTGGGTGGGGGAGTGGAGGTGGATTCTGGAGAGGCCGGGGTGGTTGTCGGGAGGGTGGTTGGTTGGTATGCGGGGGTTGTGGGGTCGGAGGGGGTTGGGGGGAGGTTGGTTGAGCGGGTGGAGGCTGCTGGGGATCCGCGTCGGGAGAGGTACGGGGAGTTGGTGGCGGTGATCAACGGGTGGGAGGCGCCGGAGGGGGTGGGGGAGGTTTTGAGGTGGTTCGGGGAGGCTTTGCGGGTACATGGGGTGGCGGCTTGAGGGGGTTGGTTTGGGTTGGGTTGGGGAGTCCGTGGTGCTGGGGTGTGTTGGGCACGCGGGTTTCGGGCGGCTTTACCCGGTCGCCGAGTGTTCTAGACGTGCCGTAGCTTGTCAAGGCGGGAAAGATGCCTTGACAAGCTACGGCACGTCTAGAGATGGCTTTTGATCGGGTGCAGGGGTAGGTCTGGCTGCGCCAGCATTCGGCTTCGCCGAACTCGGGCACCTCGCTGCGCGTCGGTAAGGCGGCGGGCGCTCCGCGCCGGGTGCGAGGGGGCGGCTGCGCCGATATTGGTAAGGCGTGGCTTTCTTTGGTTTTGTTTGTGGGTGTTCGGCGTTCTGCGGTGGATGTCGAGGGGCGATCGAACTCGCGGTGCCCGCGCTGAGGATGTTTGGTTGCGCCTGTTGGGTTGGCCCTGATTTTTAGCCATGTTTTGGACATGCCTAAGCCCCGATCCCGGCGGGCCGGGTTCGGGGCTTGCGGCGTGGATCAGGAAGTGGTGGCTATGGGGTGGGTGTGCTGAAGGTGGTGCCTTCAGCACCTTTCCCCAATCGCTGTGCTTCCGTGGCGGAGTCGGAAGGTCGTTAGACCTTCCGGTCGGCCACCTGGCCGTTGCGGGCGTGTTCGGCGTCGGCCGAGCGGTTGGTGAAGTCGGTCGGCTTCGGCGTGGGGGACGGCGTCGGGGTGGTGGGGGACGGCGTCGGCGTCGAGGTCGAGGTCGGCTTCGGGGTTGGGGTCGGGCCGGTGGGGGTGGTGCCGGGGGTGGTGTTGCCCGCGTGCTTGGAGACCGGTTCCGGAACGGCGACCGGTTCCTCGTGCAGGTGCACTTCCTCCGGGCGGCGGGTGAGCGCCACGTAGCCGGCGACCGCGGCAGCGGTCAGCACGCCGAGCACCCAGGGCCAGCGCCTGCTCTTGGGGGTTTCGCGGGCGAAGTCCT
This window contains:
- a CDS encoding DUF2020 domain-containing protein, whose translation is MNRLLTSAVPALLLFGVLAGCSTEQVAGSPTTVSENSVVTTTSAAPSEIPGVPQPTADGDCPYLSSPDVAAANGQLVRKVRLSADKPNPACFFYANATEIQLSVWVYAGDAKVAKSIVDRAAPIAQSSPASAPEGWTGGSLVSPEGAVYAVAKGVDAVIVTSNQEQTIKARRIAESVIEKLGL
- a CDS encoding MerR family transcriptional regulator: MLLAIGEVARRTGLTVKAVRFYADRGLVPPVGRDRNGHRLFSDDAIVRSGLVRTLRDLGVALPEIREILDRGLRLSDVASTHADALGVRIRVLRRQQAVLRLAAERDLAPLELKLVHELVGMSEVERRDLVGGFLEVALEGVDPGVRRSMTPELCRDPSDVQVAAWVELVGLVRDLEFGGVLRRVVENYLADGVGLGRDLVAVVRDECGVALGGGVEVDSGEAGVVVGRVVGWYAGVVGSEGVGGRLVERVEAAGDPRRERYGELVAVINGWEAPEGVGEVLRWFGEALRVHGVAA